A single Terriglobales bacterium DNA region contains:
- a CDS encoding RidA family protein, translating to MTIKRYGTEGGKGPGGQHLPFARAVEADGWLYISGQVPILNGQLVEGNITTQAHQAMRNLLAVLKEAGYGPEHLVRCGVWLDDPRDFQAFNDVFREYFGANPPARATVVSNMVVDCKIEIEGIAYKKPTQ from the coding sequence ATGACCATCAAGCGCTATGGCACTGAAGGCGGCAAAGGTCCGGGCGGCCAGCACCTGCCTTTTGCCCGTGCAGTGGAAGCAGACGGTTGGCTTTATATTTCCGGGCAGGTTCCAATCTTGAACGGACAGCTCGTCGAAGGCAACATCACGACGCAAGCTCATCAGGCGATGCGGAATCTTCTCGCCGTCCTCAAAGAAGCAGGATATGGTCCTGAACACCTGGTGCGCTGCGGAGTCTGGCTTGACGATCCTCGCGACTTCCAGGCGTTCAACGACGTCTTTCGCGAGTACTTCGGCGCCAACCCTCCGGCTCGCGCTACTGTCGTTTCCAACATGGTGGTGGATTGCAAAATCGAGATCGAGGGCATCGCGTACAAGAAGCCAACACAATGA